A single window of Oreochromis aureus strain Israel breed Guangdong linkage group 7, ZZ_aureus, whole genome shotgun sequence DNA harbors:
- the camsap1a gene encoding calmodulin-regulated spectrin-associated protein 1a isoform X1, producing MDVEVSAGRDSTWRRAAAATADDDGGGGGGGGGVMEAQVVPLELYDSARAKIDANLRWLFAKAYGTDHVPADLRDPFYTDQYEQEHIKPPIIRMLQSGELYCRVCGLILHAEQAASLQNHQSVIQALSRKGIYVLETDNTPVSDLDLSASPIKMSAHIHLIDSLMMAYTVEMISIEKVVSSVKRLTFSASKELPYDLEDAMLFWINKVNIKLREITEKECKMKQHLLESPSHQKPDILHALAHCLLEPVEFSRVVRYRRDHLSGRTLQHFPLLDDLLKDVCDGTALLAVIHFYCPELVRLEDICLKEVPSIGESVYNIQLLREFSNEYLNKCFYLKPEDLLYSPPVLKNNVMVFIAELFWWFESVKPDFVQPRDLQEIRDVRLLLQPKTSRSYVPISNITTRSFLTSSHSADTLATPTSPDLSTKSSSTSPSLLPLRQRQQKVVEETTSDIRHRPNSLIGPDVQHQGSKMAWPDRRARPLSQPAPYALHFAPEDDADSISLARSISKDSLASNIMSITPKHMLGAGLSQHRLSGQSLLSHMRIEDEEEEIEEEELVAVIHPSVFSRHRIGSNMEQDELEMQSAAPASKVCNASRPPCFDAGPFTLDCRGDSYYLEPLLPAIPKMAKEKSISLNKQEESGESRCRGMGNARNAITSVQWTSQRKSPSACTPTQVVESVPSSLRQLIEDSAVDSQPGKKQSEGFFLHLSDEPDQHSSFSTDCMPEAGPDSDSDIADLEEDEEEEDQMELMKEEVKGGRGKCPEEDDTAEFGEGESAKLREDMKVSEREDKEDCSGRSSPCPSTISWASSCSASGSASVKMTSFAERKLLKLGLRDGYSSTSSSQKTTPDGSDVAPCPPWQLRNDSASGLLGKEPSTVMGKNTALSSPVVPSELLQLHMQLEEQRRAIEYQKKKMETVSARQRLKLGKAAFLNIVKKGGGRSDTLPLPLKHSKESLELTSADRNKAKSQTSRDDSCLDALKVQTKGGQREEGPMNTDNRLNALSQDNGAEPDINECSRSIELLNEAISSIQQQMMQLSLQQNLLMKQSVASPPDSVPPGPSTPPDTNPTQQTPSTSDSRSYAVHFVDISGDCAAPTRRPPKLSSSQRSKASELKQSKENSKSVKKSNIQLPECAEGEEVESTAESSRTERSLQRNTTFRVQDSAGEGTGRLSDKLKSPDPPVISSTTQSPSQDGEREEDAAVRSRTEVASGEESTRVKGQLIEVDLSELKDPLEDGSVDTPDCVAEGEQKNVLGFFFKDDEKAEDEMAKRRAAFLLKQQRKAEEARLRKLQQEAESELKRDEARRKAEEDRIRKEEEKARRELIKQEYLRRKQQALMEEQGLVKPRPRTKARRNRPKSLHREEYSGLSKGSATRNSLKVSMLIKAQDSAAGCRGADLSCSHRGSTLSLATDADSVISGGAESNRAGSVCSMESFPLSRASSRNMERDWENGSIASSITSNEYTGPKLFKEPSSKSNKPIIINAIAHCCLAGKVNEVQKNVVLEELEKCESNHLIILFRDGGCQFRAIYSYSPDTEEIIKFSGTGPRIINRKMIDKLYKYSSDRKQFTVIPAKTVSVSVDALTIHNHLWQVKRPGSARRK from the exons ATGGATGTGGAGGTGAGTGCTGGCAGGGACAGCACCTGGAGGAGAGCAGCGGCAGCAACAGcagatgatgatggtggtggtggtggtggtggaggaggggtCATGGAGGCTCAGGTTGTACCGCTGGAGCTGTACGACTCTGCAAGAGCCAAAATAGACGCAAATCTCCGCTGGTTGTTTGCCAAAGCCTATGGTACAG ATCATGTTCCTGCAGACCTGCGGGACCCCTTCTACACAGACCAGTATGAGCAGGAACACATCAAACCCCCCATCATCCGCATGCTGCAGTCTGGAGAGCTCTACTGTCGTGTGTGCGGGCTCATCCTTCACGCCGAGCAGGCCGCCtcactccaaaaccaccagTCTGTCATCCAGGCTCTGTCGAGAAAAGGCATCTATGTCCTGGAGACCGACAACACACCAGTTTCTGATCTGGATCTCAGCGCCTCTCCCATCAAAATG AGCGCCCACATCCACCTCATTGATTCCTTGATGATGGCCTATACGGTGGAGATGATCAGCATAGAGAAGGTGGTGTCCAGTGTCAAGCGCTTAACCTTCAGTGCCTCAAAGGAGCTTCCTTATGACCTGGAAGATGCAATGTTGTTTTGGATCAACAAG GTGAACATAAAGTTGAGGGAGATCACAGAAAAAGAGTGTAAAATGAAGCAACATCTTCTTGAGTCACCCAGTCACCAGAAG CCTGATATCTTGCATGCTCTGGCTCATTGCTTACTGGAACCTGTGGAGTTTTCTCGTGTG GTGCGTTACCGCAGAGATCACCTATCAGGGCGGACGCTCCAGCACTTTCCCTTGTTGGACGACCTGTTGAAGGACGTGTGTGATGGCACAGCTCTGCTGGCTGTGATCCACTTTTATTGCCCAGAACTCGTTAGACTTGAAG ATATCTGTCTGAAGGAGGTTCCCTCTATCGGTGAAAGTGTTTACAATATCCAACTACTGAGGGAGTTTTCAAACGAGTATTTGAACAAATGCTTCTATCTGAAGCCTGAAGACCTGCTGTACTCCCCACCGGTACTAAAG AATAATGTGATGGTCTTCATTGCCGAGCTGTTTTGGTGGTTTGAGAGTGTGAAGCCAGACTTTGTTCAACCCCGGGATCTTCAGGAAATCAGAGATg TGAGACTGCTGCTGCAGCCTAAAACTTCTCGATCCTATGTACCCATCTCCAACATCACTACACGAAGTTTCCTGACATCATCGCACTCTGCTGACACCCTAGCCACACCCACAAGCCCTGACCTCAG CACTAAATCAAGCTCCACAAGCCCATCTCTGCTGCCTCTGAGACAGAGACAACAGAAAGTGGTTGAGGAGACCacttcag ATATAAGGCATAGGCCTAACTCTCTGATAGGTCCAGATGTGCAACATCAGGGCTCCAAAATGGCCTGGCCAGACAGAAGGGCGAG GCCTTTATCCCAGCCTGCACCCTATGCCCTGCATTTTGCCCCAGAGGATGATGCAGACAGTATCAGTCTCGCTCGCTCCATTAGCAAAGACAGCTTAGCCTCCAACATAATGAGCATTACTCCTAAACACATGCTGGGTGCGGGTCTGTCTCAGCATAGACTTAGTGGTCAAAGCCTGCTTAGTCACATGCGCATagaggatgaagaagaggaaatAGAAGAGGAGGAACTGGTTGCCGTTATCCACCCTTCTGTATTTTCTAGACATCGAATCGGGAGCAACATGGAGCAGGATGAGCTGGAAATGCAGAGTGCAGCTCCTGCCTCAAAAGTATGTAATGCTTCTCGTCCTCCCTGTTTCGATGCGGGCCCTTTTACTCTGGACTGCCGAGGCGACAGCTATTATCTGGAGCCTTTGTTGCCCGCCATCCCTAAAATGGCCAAAGAGAAAAGCATCAGCCTGAACAAGCAGGAGGAGAGCGGTGAAAGTCGCTGCAGAGGTATgggaaatgcaagaaatgcaatCACCAGTGTCCAGTGGACCTCACAGAGGAAATCCCCCAGCGCCTGTACACCCACGCAAGTGGTGGAATCAGTTCCTAGCTCTCTCAGGCAACTGATCGAGGATTCAGCAGTCGACTCTCAGCCTGGAAAGAAGCAATCTGAAGGCTTTTTCCTTCACTTGTCAGACGAGCCAGACCAGCACAGTTCTTTCTCCACAGATTGCATGCCTGAGGCAGGGCCCGATTCTGACTCTGACATTGCAGACctggaggaggatgaagaggaagaagatcaGATGGAGCTGATGAAAGAGGAGGTGAAGGGAGGGAGGGGAAAGTGCCCAGAAGAGGATGACACGGCTGAATTTGGAGAGGGCGAGTCAGCCAAACTCAGAGAAGACATGAAGGTGAGCGAGCGGGAGGATAAGGAAGATTGCAGTGGGCGCTCTAGCCCTTGCCCTAGTACCATATCATGGGCAAGCAGCTGCAGTGCTTCGGGCAGCGCCAGTGTCAAGATGACCAGCTTTGCAGAGAGAAAACTCCTCAAACTTGGCCTCCGTGACGGATACTCAAGTACCagcagctcccaaaagacaacaCCTGATGGCTCTGATGTCGCCCCCTGCCCTCCCTGGCAACTGAGGAATGATTCCGCCTCGGGTTTGCTGGGTAAAGAACCGAGCACTGTGATGGGGAAGAATACGGCACTTAGTTCTCCAGTTGTGCCTTCAGAGCTACTGCAACTTCACATGCAACTGGAAGAGCAGAGACGTGCGATCGAATATCAGAAGAAAAAGATGGAGACGGTCTCAGCCAGGCAGAGATTAAAGCTTGGGAAAGCTGCTTTCTTGAACATTGTTAAGAAGGGTGGCGGGCGCAGCGACACTCTTCCTTTACCCCTCAAACACTCCAAGGAATCCTTGGAGCTAACATCCGCTGACAGGAATAAAGCGAAGAGCCAGACCAGCAGAGATGATTCTTGTCTTGATGCTCTAAAGGTTCAGACAAAAGGAGGTCAAAGAGAGGAAGGACCGATGAACACAGACAACAGATTAAATGCTCTCTCCCAGGATAACGGAGCTGAACCTGATATAAATGAGTGCTCCCGTTCCATAGAGCTGCTCAACGAAGCTATTAGTTCTATTCAGCAGCAGATGATGCAGCTCTCATTACAGCAAAACCTGCTCATGAAGCAGAGCGTGGCCTCCCCTCCAGACTCGGTGCCGCCAGGCCCAAGCACACCCCCTGACACAAACCCAACACAACAAACACCTTCTACCTCAGACTCCAGATCTTATGCAGTTCACTTTGTAGATATCAGTGGCGACTGTGCTGCACCAACTCGCCGTCCTCCCAAGCTTAGCTCCAGCCAGCGCAGCAAAGCCTCAGAGCTGAAACAGAGTAAAGAAAACAGCAAGAGTGTCAAAAAATCAAACATCCAACTTCCAGAATGTGCTGaaggggaggaggtggagagtACTGCTGAGAGCTCTAGGACTGAGAGAAGCCTTCAGAGAAACACCACCTTCAGGGTTCAAGACAGCGCAGGAGAGGGAACAGGGCGCCTCTCAGACAAACTCAAATCACCAGACCCACCAGTTATCTCCAGTACGACTCAATCTCCGTCACAGGATGGAGAGCGGGAGGAGGACGCAGCTGTCAGGTCAAGGACGGAGGTTGCCAGTGGGGAGGAGAGCACAAGGGTCAAGGGTCAGCTGATTGAAGTCGACTTGTCAGAGCTCAAAGATCCACTGGAGGATGGCAGTGTAGACACCCCAGACTGCGTGGCAGAAGGCGAGCAGAAGAACGTGTTGGGCTTCTTCTTCAAG GATGATGAAAAGGCAGAGGACGAAATGGCGAAACGTCGTGCTGCCTTCCTCCTCAAACAGCAGCGCAAAGCCGAAGAGGCGAGACTACGCAAACTTCAGCAAGAGGCTGAGAGCGAGCTCAAGCGTGATGAGGCCCG GCGAAAGGCTGAAGAGGATCGCATTCGTAAGGAGGAAGAGAAGGCGCGGCGAGAGCTGATTAAGCAGGAATACTTAAGGCGGAAGCAACAAGCCCTGATGGAAGAGCAGGGTCTAGTCAAACCTCGCCCACGGACCAAAGCCCGCAGGAACAGGCCTAAATCGCTGCACCGTGAAGAGTACAGCGGTCTCTCCAAAGGATCCGCTACAC GTAATTCTCTGAAGGTTTCCATGTTGATCAAAGCCCAGGACTCTGCAGcaggctgcaggggag CCGATCTGAGCTGCAGTCATCGAGGATCAACGCTCTCTTTGGCGACCGACGCAGACAGCGTTATCTCTGGAGGGGCAGAGTCAAACAG GGCTGGATCTGTGTGCTCTATGGAGTCATTCCCCCTAAGCAGGGCCTCCAGCAGGAACATGGAACGGGACTGGGAGAATGGCTCCATAGCCTCTTCCATCACTTCGAATGAGTATACCG GTCCTAAACTCTTCAAGGAGCCGAGCTCCAAGTCCAACAAGCCAATCATCATCAATGCCATCGCCCACTGCTGCCTGGCCGGAAAGGTTAATGAAGTGCAGAAGAACGTTGTTCTTGAG GAGCTAGAAAAGTGCGAGTCCAATCACCTGATCATCCTCTTCCGTGACGGCGGGTGCCAGTTCCGCGCCATTTACTCGTACTCTCCGGACACTGAGGAGATCATCAAGTTTTCAGGAACAGGACCGCGCATCATCAACCGGAAGATGATCGACAAGCTCTACAAGTACAGCTCAGACCGCAAGCAGTTCACTGTCATCCCCGCCAAGACTGTGTCGGTCAGCGTGGACGCTCTGACCATCCACAATCACCTGTGGCAGGTCAAGAGACCAGGGAGTGCACGGAGAAAATGA
- the camsap1a gene encoding calmodulin-regulated spectrin-associated protein 1a isoform X5, translated as MDVEVSAGRDSTWRRAAAATADDDGGGGGGGGGVMEAQVVPLELYDSARAKIDANLRWLFAKAYGTDHVPADLRDPFYTDQYEQEHIKPPIIRMLQSGELYCRVCGLILHAEQAASLQNHQSVIQALSRKGIYVLETDNTPVSDLDLSASPIKMSAHIHLIDSLMMAYTVEMISIEKVVSSVKRLTFSASKELPYDLEDAMLFWINKVNIKLREITEKECKMKQHLLESPSHQKVRYRRDHLSGRTLQHFPLLDDLLKDVCDGTALLAVIHFYCPELVRLEDICLKEVPSIGESVYNIQLLREFSNEYLNKCFYLKPEDLLYSPPVLKNNVMVFIAELFWWFESVKPDFVQPRDLQEIRDVRLLLQPKTSRSYVPISNITTRSFLTSSHSADTLATPTSPDLSTKSSSTSPSLLPLRQRQQKVVEETTSDIRHRPNSLIGPDVQHQGSKMAWPDRRARPLSQPAPYALHFAPEDDADSISLARSISKDSLASNIMSITPKHMLGAGLSQHRLSGQSLLSHMRIEDEEEEIEEEELVAVIHPSVFSRHRIGSNMEQDELEMQSAAPASKVCNASRPPCFDAGPFTLDCRGDSYYLEPLLPAIPKMAKEKSISLNKQEESGESRCRGMGNARNAITSVQWTSQRKSPSACTPTQVVESVPSSLRQLIEDSAVDSQPGKKQSEGFFLHLSDEPDQHSSFSTDCMPEAGPDSDSDIADLEEDEEEEDQMELMKEEVKGGRGKCPEEDDTAEFGEGESAKLREDMKVSEREDKEDCSGRSSPCPSTISWASSCSASGSASVKMTSFAERKLLKLGLRDGYSSTSSSQKTTPDGSDVAPCPPWQLRNDSASGLLGKEPSTVMGKNTALSSPVVPSELLQLHMQLEEQRRAIEYQKKKMETVSARQRLKLGKAAFLNIVKKGGGRSDTLPLPLKHSKESLELTSADRNKAKSQTSRDDSCLDALKVQTKGGQREEGPMNTDNRLNALSQDNGAEPDINECSRSIELLNEAISSIQQQMMQLSLQQNLLMKQSVASPPDSVPPGPSTPPDTNPTQQTPSTSDSRSYAVHFVDISGDCAAPTRRPPKLSSSQRSKASELKQSKENSKSVKKSNIQLPECAEGEEVESTAESSRTERSLQRNTTFRVQDSAGEGTGRLSDKLKSPDPPVISSTTQSPSQDGEREEDAAVRSRTEVASGEESTRVKGQLIEVDLSELKDPLEDGSVDTPDCVAEGEQKNVLGFFFKDDEKAEDEMAKRRAAFLLKQQRKAEEARLRKLQQEAESELKRDEARRKAEEDRIRKEEEKARRELIKQEYLRRKQQALMEEQGLVKPRPRTKARRNRPKSLHREEYSGLSKGSATPDLSCSHRGSTLSLATDADSVISGGAESNRAGSVCSMESFPLSRASSRNMERDWENGSIASSITSNEYTGPKLFKEPSSKSNKPIIINAIAHCCLAGKVNEVQKNVVLEELEKCESNHLIILFRDGGCQFRAIYSYSPDTEEIIKFSGTGPRIINRKMIDKLYKYSSDRKQFTVIPAKTVSVSVDALTIHNHLWQVKRPGSARRK; from the exons ATGGATGTGGAGGTGAGTGCTGGCAGGGACAGCACCTGGAGGAGAGCAGCGGCAGCAACAGcagatgatgatggtggtggtggtggtggtggaggaggggtCATGGAGGCTCAGGTTGTACCGCTGGAGCTGTACGACTCTGCAAGAGCCAAAATAGACGCAAATCTCCGCTGGTTGTTTGCCAAAGCCTATGGTACAG ATCATGTTCCTGCAGACCTGCGGGACCCCTTCTACACAGACCAGTATGAGCAGGAACACATCAAACCCCCCATCATCCGCATGCTGCAGTCTGGAGAGCTCTACTGTCGTGTGTGCGGGCTCATCCTTCACGCCGAGCAGGCCGCCtcactccaaaaccaccagTCTGTCATCCAGGCTCTGTCGAGAAAAGGCATCTATGTCCTGGAGACCGACAACACACCAGTTTCTGATCTGGATCTCAGCGCCTCTCCCATCAAAATG AGCGCCCACATCCACCTCATTGATTCCTTGATGATGGCCTATACGGTGGAGATGATCAGCATAGAGAAGGTGGTGTCCAGTGTCAAGCGCTTAACCTTCAGTGCCTCAAAGGAGCTTCCTTATGACCTGGAAGATGCAATGTTGTTTTGGATCAACAAG GTGAACATAAAGTTGAGGGAGATCACAGAAAAAGAGTGTAAAATGAAGCAACATCTTCTTGAGTCACCCAGTCACCAGAAG GTGCGTTACCGCAGAGATCACCTATCAGGGCGGACGCTCCAGCACTTTCCCTTGTTGGACGACCTGTTGAAGGACGTGTGTGATGGCACAGCTCTGCTGGCTGTGATCCACTTTTATTGCCCAGAACTCGTTAGACTTGAAG ATATCTGTCTGAAGGAGGTTCCCTCTATCGGTGAAAGTGTTTACAATATCCAACTACTGAGGGAGTTTTCAAACGAGTATTTGAACAAATGCTTCTATCTGAAGCCTGAAGACCTGCTGTACTCCCCACCGGTACTAAAG AATAATGTGATGGTCTTCATTGCCGAGCTGTTTTGGTGGTTTGAGAGTGTGAAGCCAGACTTTGTTCAACCCCGGGATCTTCAGGAAATCAGAGATg TGAGACTGCTGCTGCAGCCTAAAACTTCTCGATCCTATGTACCCATCTCCAACATCACTACACGAAGTTTCCTGACATCATCGCACTCTGCTGACACCCTAGCCACACCCACAAGCCCTGACCTCAG CACTAAATCAAGCTCCACAAGCCCATCTCTGCTGCCTCTGAGACAGAGACAACAGAAAGTGGTTGAGGAGACCacttcag ATATAAGGCATAGGCCTAACTCTCTGATAGGTCCAGATGTGCAACATCAGGGCTCCAAAATGGCCTGGCCAGACAGAAGGGCGAG GCCTTTATCCCAGCCTGCACCCTATGCCCTGCATTTTGCCCCAGAGGATGATGCAGACAGTATCAGTCTCGCTCGCTCCATTAGCAAAGACAGCTTAGCCTCCAACATAATGAGCATTACTCCTAAACACATGCTGGGTGCGGGTCTGTCTCAGCATAGACTTAGTGGTCAAAGCCTGCTTAGTCACATGCGCATagaggatgaagaagaggaaatAGAAGAGGAGGAACTGGTTGCCGTTATCCACCCTTCTGTATTTTCTAGACATCGAATCGGGAGCAACATGGAGCAGGATGAGCTGGAAATGCAGAGTGCAGCTCCTGCCTCAAAAGTATGTAATGCTTCTCGTCCTCCCTGTTTCGATGCGGGCCCTTTTACTCTGGACTGCCGAGGCGACAGCTATTATCTGGAGCCTTTGTTGCCCGCCATCCCTAAAATGGCCAAAGAGAAAAGCATCAGCCTGAACAAGCAGGAGGAGAGCGGTGAAAGTCGCTGCAGAGGTATgggaaatgcaagaaatgcaatCACCAGTGTCCAGTGGACCTCACAGAGGAAATCCCCCAGCGCCTGTACACCCACGCAAGTGGTGGAATCAGTTCCTAGCTCTCTCAGGCAACTGATCGAGGATTCAGCAGTCGACTCTCAGCCTGGAAAGAAGCAATCTGAAGGCTTTTTCCTTCACTTGTCAGACGAGCCAGACCAGCACAGTTCTTTCTCCACAGATTGCATGCCTGAGGCAGGGCCCGATTCTGACTCTGACATTGCAGACctggaggaggatgaagaggaagaagatcaGATGGAGCTGATGAAAGAGGAGGTGAAGGGAGGGAGGGGAAAGTGCCCAGAAGAGGATGACACGGCTGAATTTGGAGAGGGCGAGTCAGCCAAACTCAGAGAAGACATGAAGGTGAGCGAGCGGGAGGATAAGGAAGATTGCAGTGGGCGCTCTAGCCCTTGCCCTAGTACCATATCATGGGCAAGCAGCTGCAGTGCTTCGGGCAGCGCCAGTGTCAAGATGACCAGCTTTGCAGAGAGAAAACTCCTCAAACTTGGCCTCCGTGACGGATACTCAAGTACCagcagctcccaaaagacaacaCCTGATGGCTCTGATGTCGCCCCCTGCCCTCCCTGGCAACTGAGGAATGATTCCGCCTCGGGTTTGCTGGGTAAAGAACCGAGCACTGTGATGGGGAAGAATACGGCACTTAGTTCTCCAGTTGTGCCTTCAGAGCTACTGCAACTTCACATGCAACTGGAAGAGCAGAGACGTGCGATCGAATATCAGAAGAAAAAGATGGAGACGGTCTCAGCCAGGCAGAGATTAAAGCTTGGGAAAGCTGCTTTCTTGAACATTGTTAAGAAGGGTGGCGGGCGCAGCGACACTCTTCCTTTACCCCTCAAACACTCCAAGGAATCCTTGGAGCTAACATCCGCTGACAGGAATAAAGCGAAGAGCCAGACCAGCAGAGATGATTCTTGTCTTGATGCTCTAAAGGTTCAGACAAAAGGAGGTCAAAGAGAGGAAGGACCGATGAACACAGACAACAGATTAAATGCTCTCTCCCAGGATAACGGAGCTGAACCTGATATAAATGAGTGCTCCCGTTCCATAGAGCTGCTCAACGAAGCTATTAGTTCTATTCAGCAGCAGATGATGCAGCTCTCATTACAGCAAAACCTGCTCATGAAGCAGAGCGTGGCCTCCCCTCCAGACTCGGTGCCGCCAGGCCCAAGCACACCCCCTGACACAAACCCAACACAACAAACACCTTCTACCTCAGACTCCAGATCTTATGCAGTTCACTTTGTAGATATCAGTGGCGACTGTGCTGCACCAACTCGCCGTCCTCCCAAGCTTAGCTCCAGCCAGCGCAGCAAAGCCTCAGAGCTGAAACAGAGTAAAGAAAACAGCAAGAGTGTCAAAAAATCAAACATCCAACTTCCAGAATGTGCTGaaggggaggaggtggagagtACTGCTGAGAGCTCTAGGACTGAGAGAAGCCTTCAGAGAAACACCACCTTCAGGGTTCAAGACAGCGCAGGAGAGGGAACAGGGCGCCTCTCAGACAAACTCAAATCACCAGACCCACCAGTTATCTCCAGTACGACTCAATCTCCGTCACAGGATGGAGAGCGGGAGGAGGACGCAGCTGTCAGGTCAAGGACGGAGGTTGCCAGTGGGGAGGAGAGCACAAGGGTCAAGGGTCAGCTGATTGAAGTCGACTTGTCAGAGCTCAAAGATCCACTGGAGGATGGCAGTGTAGACACCCCAGACTGCGTGGCAGAAGGCGAGCAGAAGAACGTGTTGGGCTTCTTCTTCAAG GATGATGAAAAGGCAGAGGACGAAATGGCGAAACGTCGTGCTGCCTTCCTCCTCAAACAGCAGCGCAAAGCCGAAGAGGCGAGACTACGCAAACTTCAGCAAGAGGCTGAGAGCGAGCTCAAGCGTGATGAGGCCCG GCGAAAGGCTGAAGAGGATCGCATTCGTAAGGAGGAAGAGAAGGCGCGGCGAGAGCTGATTAAGCAGGAATACTTAAGGCGGAAGCAACAAGCCCTGATGGAAGAGCAGGGTCTAGTCAAACCTCGCCCACGGACCAAAGCCCGCAGGAACAGGCCTAAATCGCTGCACCGTGAAGAGTACAGCGGTCTCTCCAAAGGATCCGCTACAC CCGATCTGAGCTGCAGTCATCGAGGATCAACGCTCTCTTTGGCGACCGACGCAGACAGCGTTATCTCTGGAGGGGCAGAGTCAAACAG GGCTGGATCTGTGTGCTCTATGGAGTCATTCCCCCTAAGCAGGGCCTCCAGCAGGAACATGGAACGGGACTGGGAGAATGGCTCCATAGCCTCTTCCATCACTTCGAATGAGTATACCG GTCCTAAACTCTTCAAGGAGCCGAGCTCCAAGTCCAACAAGCCAATCATCATCAATGCCATCGCCCACTGCTGCCTGGCCGGAAAGGTTAATGAAGTGCAGAAGAACGTTGTTCTTGAG GAGCTAGAAAAGTGCGAGTCCAATCACCTGATCATCCTCTTCCGTGACGGCGGGTGCCAGTTCCGCGCCATTTACTCGTACTCTCCGGACACTGAGGAGATCATCAAGTTTTCAGGAACAGGACCGCGCATCATCAACCGGAAGATGATCGACAAGCTCTACAAGTACAGCTCAGACCGCAAGCAGTTCACTGTCATCCCCGCCAAGACTGTGTCGGTCAGCGTGGACGCTCTGACCATCCACAATCACCTGTGGCAGGTCAAGAGACCAGGGAGTGCACGGAGAAAATGA